In Cumulibacter manganitolerans, a single genomic region encodes these proteins:
- a CDS encoding CsbD family protein codes for MSFGDKVDAKKDQVVGGAKEGIGDATGNPDLQSEGTAQQTKGDVKEGWENAKDKAADAVSNVKEKLDGDGR; via the coding sequence ATGTCGTTCGGTGACAAGGTAGACGCGAAGAAGGACCAGGTCGTGGGCGGTGCCAAGGAAGGCATCGGCGACGCGACCGGCAACCCCGACTTGCAGTCCGAAGGCACCGCCCAGCAGACGAAGGGCGACGTCAAGGAAGGCTGGGAGAACGCCAAGGACAAGGCCGCCGACGCGGTCTCGAACGTCAAGGAGAAGCTGGACGGCGACGGCCGCTAA
- the prfB gene encoding peptide chain release factor 2: MVSIDIPAELADLDSTLRNIEAVLDLDAKRAQIADLETEAARPDLWDDPESAQQVTSRLSRLQSEVRGAEGIRQRLDDISVLLELAEAEDDADTQAEVVSELAAVRQQIGDLEIRTLLSGEYDERDALITIRAEAGGVDAADWAEMLQRMYLRWAENNGYKTDIYETSYAEEAGIKSTTFAVHAPFAYGTLSVEQGTHRLVRISPFDNQGRRQTSFAGVEVVPVLEQSEAVDIPEDEIRVDVYRSSGPGGQGVNTTDSAVRITHLPTGIVVSCQNERSQIQNRATAMAVLQAKLLERQRQEEQAKIDALKGDGGNSWGNQMRSYVIHPYQMVKDLRTDYEVGNPQAVFDGDIDGFLQAGIKWRKERETASAD, encoded by the coding sequence ATTGTGTCCATAGATATCCCCGCCGAGCTGGCCGACCTCGACAGCACCCTTCGCAACATCGAAGCCGTGCTCGATCTCGACGCCAAGCGCGCGCAGATCGCCGATCTCGAGACCGAGGCCGCTCGCCCCGACCTCTGGGACGACCCCGAGTCCGCCCAGCAGGTGACCAGCAGGCTGTCGCGGCTGCAGTCCGAGGTGCGCGGTGCCGAGGGGATCCGGCAGCGGCTGGACGACATCTCCGTCCTGCTCGAGCTGGCCGAGGCCGAGGACGACGCCGACACCCAGGCCGAGGTGGTCTCCGAGCTCGCCGCCGTCCGCCAGCAGATCGGCGACCTCGAGATCCGCACGCTGCTGTCCGGCGAGTACGACGAGCGCGACGCGCTGATCACCATCCGCGCCGAGGCCGGCGGCGTCGACGCCGCCGACTGGGCGGAGATGCTGCAGCGCATGTACCTGCGCTGGGCGGAGAACAACGGCTACAAGACCGACATCTACGAGACGTCGTACGCCGAGGAGGCCGGCATCAAGTCGACGACCTTCGCAGTGCACGCGCCCTTCGCCTACGGCACGCTGTCGGTGGAGCAGGGCACCCACCGGCTCGTGCGCATCTCGCCGTTCGACAACCAGGGGCGCCGGCAGACGTCGTTCGCCGGTGTCGAGGTGGTGCCCGTCCTCGAGCAGTCCGAAGCGGTCGACATCCCCGAGGACGAGATCCGCGTCGACGTCTACCGCTCCTCGGGCCCGGGTGGCCAGGGCGTCAACACGACCGACTCGGCGGTCCGCATCACGCACCTGCCGACCGGCATCGTCGTCTCCTGCCAGAACGAGCGCTCGCAGATCCAGAACCGCGCTACCGCCATGGCGGTCCTGCAGGCGAAGCTGCTCGAGCGCCAGCGCCAGGAGGAGCAGGCGAAGATCGACGCCCTCAAGGGGGACGGCGGGAACTCCTGGGGCAACCAGATGCGCTCCTACGTCATCCACCCGTACCAGATGGTCAAGGACCTGCGCACCGACTACGAGGTCGGCAACCCGCAGGCGGTCTTCGACGGCGACATCGACGGGTTCCTGCAGGCCGGCATCAAGTGGCGCAAGGAGCGCGAGACCGCGTCCGCCGACTAG